Proteins encoded in a region of the Mariprofundus ferrinatatus genome:
- a CDS encoding secondary thiamine-phosphate synthase enzyme YjbQ, producing MWLQKRVRLQAKQRGFHLVTHELVAQLPELSQFRVGIAHLFIQHTSASLTINENADPDVRRDMESHFNHFVPENQPYYFHTLEGSDDMPAHIKASTIGASISVPISNGRLALGTWQGIYLGEHRDHGGSRQVVITLHGDAA from the coding sequence ATGTGGTTACAGAAGCGAGTTCGACTACAGGCTAAGCAGAGAGGTTTTCATCTTGTAACACACGAGCTTGTCGCACAGTTGCCCGAACTTTCGCAATTCAGGGTGGGGATTGCTCATCTCTTTATTCAACATACCAGTGCCAGCCTGACGATCAATGAGAATGCCGATCCTGATGTTCGCAGGGATATGGAGTCTCACTTCAATCACTTTGTACCTGAAAATCAGCCATACTACTTTCACACGCTGGAGGGCAGCGACGATATGCCGGCGCATATCAAGGCGAGCACAATTGGCGCCTCGATCTCTGTTCCGATCAGTAATGGCCGCCTGGCGCTTGGCACCTGGCAGGGTATTTATCTCGGAGAACACCGTGACCATGGGGGCTCCCGGCAGGTGGTTATCACGCTGCATGGCGATGCCGCTTGA